Within the Pseudoxanthomonas sp. Root65 genome, the region CGTGCACGCGCGCATTGGTCCATCGCGCGCGGCCGCGATGGTAGACGCGCGCCGACCGCTCGCCGACCATCGGCCGGTACCAGCGCATCGGGGCGCCCATCAGCCAGGTGCGTCGGCGCAGCCAGGCACCGGCCTTCGCCGACGCCATAAGCCCGGGCAGCCCAGCCTCGAGCTGAGCGGCCAGCTCGGGCGACAGGAACTCGTCCGCATCCAATACGAGGATCCAGTCGTGCGCCGCCTGCGTGCTGGCGAAATTGCGCTGCGGTCCGAAGCCCAGCCAGTCCTGGTGCACCACCCGGGCGCCGTGCGCCTTCGCGATGGCGACGGTGTCGTCCTGGCTGCCGCTGTCCACCACCACCTTGTCCGCAGCGAAGGGCACGCAGTCCAGGCAGCGGGCAATGTTCGCCGCTTCGTTGTGGGTGATGACAACGAGCGAAAGGGGAAGAAGGGACATCGGCGGATTCTACCCGCTACCGCCAACGGTCTGCGGCGTTGACGCCTCAGGCCTGCGCGGCCGGCAGCGCTCTTGCCGGGTCGGCGAAGGCGTCGGTGGCGAGTCCCGGTGGTCTGTTCGAGGTGGCCGCATCGTGCACCGGGTTGCCCGCCAGGGCGACCACCGCATCGACCAGCCGCGAACGGAACGCCGCATCGTTGTCGAGGAAGAACGTGCGCGCCGCGTCCTGCTTGGCACGCACCTCCGTGTCGTCCAT harbors:
- a CDS encoding glycosyltransferase family 2 protein; this encodes MSLLPLSLVVITHNEAANIARCLDCVPFAADKVVVDSGSQDDTVAIAKAHGARVVHQDWLGFGPQRNFASTQAAHDWILVLDADEFLSPELAAQLEAGLPGLMASAKAGAWLRRRTWLMGAPMRWYRPMVGERSARVYHRGRARWTNARVHESLRFEGETAEFKAPFNHADNPSLVHKQLKVLRYSELKALDWRDKRRPVRMWLTPLVYLSAFVKDYLLRLAFLDGWRGFIIAQTAASYAVYKRMRYYEMQHNPASVEAAHRKLARHDLEH